One Raphanus sativus cultivar WK10039 unplaced genomic scaffold, ASM80110v3 Scaffold4070, whole genome shotgun sequence genomic window, AGGCGAAATGAATTATAAGTGAAAGAGAACATACCAAGACGTTCGACGACGACGAGTAATGAGACGACTGTTTGTCATTCTTGCTACAAGATCAATATCACAGTTAATCCACAAAAACCCGAAGAGCGAAAGGACGCAATAACACAACACTGTATTTTAGCAATAGAGCAATGTGTTGATAAATTCAAAgaccatatatattttcttttatagaaaatatctttttctttgggtcaaatataagaaaatatcatGGATACCCTAAAAATGCTAAGAATATCTagatttattttaatggtttttattatttaaaaagtacCTCTCTGTCAATTTAATTAATTGTCGTTGTAAAGTAAAATTTTCGTTTTGAAATGATTGTTGTTTCCGAATATCagtgcaaaatttattaacaatatttttcattttactatttttattggttaaaacaTGACTAAGTgtataagtaataatatttttattttgaagatatgcaaaattaaatattttaatctgtatgtatatatatgtttcatcatttttaatttaattatttcataacTTTTTTAGAGCTAAAGTTTAAGACATTGGATAATATATACACTATAGAAGAACCACAAGAAACTGTTGATGTATCTTGAACCGTTAGAGCATGATTATCGCAGGCTTCTTAGCCCATTTCTTACTGCTTTTGGACcgaaaagaaaatgagaaagaaataaaaagctTGGAAACGGCCCATGAAACTTCTTAATTAAGAAGTTTTCATTTCGCGTCCTTAGTGACAGGTGTCTCTGTGGCATTGGCTTTAGGTTTAGACGAAGGGGGAGTCGGGTTTGGTCTTCTCATttctgtcttcttcttgttcagaGAAACTCGTCGATTGAATCGCCGTGTGGTCGCCGCAGACCTCGTCGATTCCCTATCCTCATCCTCTCCTTCATTCCGATCACTCGACATCAATCTGTAGCTAGATCCCGCCGTTGAGTGCCCTAATCGAGACCTTGTCGGTGCATCTCCTCTGTCGAAGTCCTCTCGGTGCATGTCCTTTCGTTGATAGCCCATATCGAAATCCTCTCCGTGCAAAGCCGAAAACTCGGTAAGTGTTTCTCCTCTGTAGTTTCATTGAGTTAAGTTTTGGTTTTGGATTGTATGGTTTGTGTGGCTGGTTATTGTTCGTAGTTCGAGTCTGTGAAACGACTTGTAGAAACATATCTGATATGTGGTCCTAGTTGTAGACATGAAACGACTTGTAGATTTTTTTATGGTTTGTAGTTTTGTGTTGATTTATGGCCAGTGTTGATCTCGTCTGCAATTCTCGACTGTATGGTTTTGTGTTGATTTATGGCCATTGTTGATTTTGTGATCATAGGTTAGTGTTTCTATAAATCTCGTCTGCAAATACATTGAAGTGTTGTGATCAAAGCATCAATCTGAAGCTCGAATTTTCTTACATTGATATAGGTAACTGTTAGTATTGATTGCTATAAAAATAGATTTCTTGACTTTTGATACGCTTGCGAAGTGTAGTTAATGAGGATAACTACTATTGTACCTTTAAATTAAATTAGAGTTGTTTGTTTGTAACCAAGTTTGTTTGAAGTTGCGATGATAATTACAAGTTTGCTTGACAAGAGTAGTTAAATTTGCGAAATGTAGTTTGTTTATAACCGAAGTTCTTGTTGTTTGATTTAATGAACCTGTAAAATTTAAAGCATTGTAGTTGTTAAGTGTAATAAGTTTTGATTAGACATAGGTAGTTTATGGTTAGTCTTACCTATTACAACTTAAAGTCTCACCTATTTAACTCAACTGATCCTCCTTTCTATCATATACTctccatcatcttctttctctcttctgtCCTAAAACAATGCATCCATATAGTAGTTCCTCAAGTTATGTCGGACTTCTCACCAGTCAAACTGAGAATGTTCAACAGGGAAACTTTCCTTATGAGAGTTTCCCTTCTAGTATGAACATTGGAGCTTCAGATATCCCCCCCTTTAGTTCACAACAGTCTCAGGCGCCAGCTGTAGAAGAAGAGAGTCCAGTGCAGCGGAGGGAGAGACCAGTCCAGCGGAGGGAGAGAACAAAATGGAGCCCTGCCGATGATGAGGTTCTAATGAGCGCATGGCTTAACACATCTAAGGACGCTATAGTTGGTAATGACCAAAGGGGAGTGACCTTTTGGGAACGTGTTGGAGAATACTATGCAGCAAGTCCCCATGCTAAAGCGAGTGGTGACAAGAGGAAGCATCTCAACTGTAAGCAGAGGTGGCACAAGATCAACGATCTCACAAACAAGTTCTGTGGCGCCTATGCAGCTGCAGAGAGACAACAGAGCAGTGGTCAGAGTGAGAATGATGTACTGAAGGCCGCCCATGATATTTACTACACTGACCACAAGCTGAAGTTTAACCTTGAGCACGCATGGTGTGTTTTGAGGTATGAACAGAAGTGGATGAACCTCAACCCTCCTAAAGCTAGTGCTCCTACAGCTAGTGGTGAGAAGAGGAAAACTGGTGAGGAGTCCGGACAATCTTCAAGTGTCAATGTTGATGATCATGAGATACGGCCTGAAGGGATAAAGGCTGCAAAAGCTAGAAGGAACAATGCTTCAGGGAAGGCTCTCCTCGATTATAAGTCCATTTGGGAGATAAAGAAGGACGAGTTGGCGATGAATGAGAAACTGTCTAAGCTGGCTATACTAGACACTCTCCTTGTTAAAAAAGAATCCCTCACTGAGGCAGAAGAAGTTGTCAAGAACAAACTACTCGAGGAGTATTTCTGAGAAGTCAAGTCCGATGGTTGTTATCCAAGTCTTAATGTTTTTAATGCTTTTAATGTTTATGCTCGTGTTCCAAGTCTTAATGTCTTATGCTCCTTATCCATGCTTTTAATGTTTATGCTTTATGTGTTGCAACTTTATGTGTTACTTGTATGTTCAAAATGTTGCTTCATGTTTTAATCTGATGAATGTAGTTCTTGCTTTATGTTCTTGCTTTTAATGTTCTTGCTTTATGTTTTTAATGCATTTCTTGTGCTTCAATTAATTGTGTTCACTGTCATTcaaataataagattttttttgcaGCTAAAATCACAATGGGAGTTGATTATAGCTATACTCAGCCATCGCAATCAGATACGTTTGGTGGCCACGCAGAATCTAGTAGCGACGGCGAGACAAAGGATCTTATTCGTCGGGATCAAGAAGAGTTAGGTAACAATAGTCCTCAGCAGGTTCATTACCCGCCTCAACCTGAGGTGGAATTTGGAATCCCTCAGGTCTGCTACTGTGGTGGCCAGCCCCATCTCGCGAGCTCAACTTCTCGAATTCATCCAGGTCGACTATTCTACACCTGCGCAAATGTAGATGATGGCGACTGCCATGTATGGAAATGGTGGGATGTCGCCATTATGGAGGAGATGCGAGCAAGGGATATGCACACCCTTGAACTGGCTCAGAAGGTAGATTCACTTACCCTTATGGGTGACTATGTTACTGAGCAGAAGGTGGCTAACCTAGAGTTGATAGTTTCTGAGCTAAGTAAGAAGAGTAGCTCCGCAAGCAAGAAGTTTGAAATGGTTGTTGCTGTGATGTTCGTTGTGTTTGTGGTGATAGGAATGGTGATAATGTTTAAGTAGAAATGGTTGTTCTTGTCTAATTATGAATGTTGTTCTTGTCTAATTATGAATGTTGGTTTGTAATATGGTC contains:
- the LOC130507133 gene encoding glutathione S-transferase T3-like — protein: MHPYSSSSSYVGLLTSQTENVQQGNFPYESFPSSMNIGASDIPPFSSQQSQAPAVEEESPVQRRERPVQRRERTKWSPADDEVLMSAWLNTSKDAIVGNDQRGVTFWERVGEYYAASPHAKASGDKRKHLNCKQRWHKINDLTNKFCGAYAAAERQQSSGQSENDVLKAAHDIYYTDHKLKFNLEHAWCVLRYEQKWMNLNPPKASAPTASGEKRKTGEESGQSSSVNVDDHEIRPEGIKAAKARRNNASGKALLDYKSIWEIKKDELAMNEKLSKLAILDTLLVKKESLTEAEEVVKNKLLEEYF
- the LOC130507132 gene encoding uncharacterized protein At4g04775-like; translation: MGVDYSYTQPSQSDTFGGHAESSSDGETKDLIRRDQEELGNNSPQQVHYPPQPEVEFGIPQVCYCGGQPHLASSTSRIHPGRLFYTCANVDDGDCHVWKWWDVAIMEEMRARDMHTLELAQKVDSLTLMGDYVTEQKVANLELIVSELSKKSSSASKKFEMVVAVMFVVFVVIGMVIMFK